Within bacterium, the genomic segment TCTTTTATGATCTTGCTCCGGATTATTTGACCCGTCGTCAACAGTACCGGCGCGAACATCTGACGCTCACCTGGAAATCCCATGCGGCCGGAGAACTGATCCTCGGCGGCGCTTTAGCTGACCCGGTGGACCAGGCGGTGCTGTTGTTTCAAGCTGAATCCAAAGAGGTGATCAACCGCTTTATAGAAG encodes:
- a CDS encoding YciI family protein, encoding MHYLLFYDLAPDYLTRRQQYRREHLTLTWKSHAAGELILGGALADPVDQAVLLFQAESKEVINRFIEADPYVRNGLVSNWTIREWTTVVGEGASTPLKP